The proteins below come from a single Vidua chalybeata isolate OUT-0048 chromosome 1, bVidCha1 merged haplotype, whole genome shotgun sequence genomic window:
- the TGS1 gene encoding trimethylguanosine synthase: MVQEPGPRLVAELLLRAGAAGGILCLCSRAFVEDRKLYKLGLKGFYVKDGNDSTGKEQASEEESHCPNVRLKVNTDHALDLEEVELDSEAELMKSMGLPLQFGGQSAHRDFGATENYRKKNNMKIVKKKKKKKKELQQKHEDKIGKECQDEACGGCIQPISGELALATEQCEMSTKLQAVIEENCENSESLASETLASDLKEKWEKYWNEYGEGLLWQSWLEKHQEVSSSEGTTASEPWRSPDTKEEWEQHYSELYWYYWEQFQYWTSQGWTTESSHGDKVEINGITEETGFLEEMGLVSPGPEDSEVLILELSPSNTRSDETLPSSAEPHSEIISGICNLNLNLEEVEQSSAALTVAHKDPEEQSSSDSGSQKEPCDGGSRKRRASCENESVNQSGVQESCSSNSNEKKQLLLPDQDEDEDEEPPEYRCVKVKRSHELDVDENPVEDPEETCSVLGFKCGTGQKYGGIPDFTHRSVQFLEKKAKLKSRFLDMRKPRKSKNTHIFFTEKSEMTCKKSKTLKKVEMFLKQVSKPEEEDTSQTATPQGKAEASSESSSDSEGQEGVAATLRVTLDAEIQEAPSSSAACTAPGGNKLEGEAQDAAASGSDEEGAGRPEPGGGRQLVPLDIPDYLQPETEDISQAVDEKITVKKKETKRRRRNKNALRTIPPEIAADPELVKYWAQRYRLFSRFDEGIKLDREGWFSVTPEKIAEHIAVRVSQSFNCDIIVDAFCGVGGNAIQFALTSKRVIAIDIDPEKLRLARHNAEVYGVAERIDFLCGDFMALAAGLRADVVFLSPPWGGPDYATAEIFDIQTMICPDGFEIFRLSKKITNNIVYFLPRNADINQVASLAGPGGKVEIEQNFLNNKLKTITAYFGDLIRHDIS, encoded by the exons ATGGTGCAGGAGCCGGGCCCGAGGCTGGtggccgagctgctgctgcgggcgggggcggccggcggcatcctgtgcctctgctcccGCGCCTTCGTCGA aGATCGAAAATTATATAAACTGGGATTAAAAGGATTTTATGTCAAAGATGGCAATGACAGTACAG GGAAAGAACAAGCATCTGAGGAGGAGAGCCATTGTCCCAATGTGAGATTAAAGGTGAATACTGATCATGCCCTGGACCTGGAAGAAGTTGAATTAGACTCAGAAGCTGAGCTTATGAAGAGTATGGGATTGCCTCTTCAGTTTGGTGGGCAGTCAGCCCACAGGGACTTTGGG GCAACGGAAaattatagaaagaaaaataacatgaagattgtgaaaaagaaaaagaagaagaaaaaagagttaCAGCAAAAACACGAGGATAAAATAGGGAAAGAATGCCAGGACGAAGCTTGTGGTGGTTGTATCCAGCCCATTTCTGGTGAGCTGGCCCTAGCTACAGAGCAATGTGAGATGAGCACCAAACTTCAGGCTGTAATTGAAGAGAACTGTGAAAATTCAGAAAGCCTTGCAAGTGAGACTTTAGCCAGTGACCTtaaggaaaaatgggagaagtACTGGAACGAGTACGGAGAGGGCCTTCTTTGGCAAAGTTGGTTGGAAAAGCACCAGGAGGTCTCATCGTCTGAGGGCACCACAGCCTCTGAGCCTTGGAGGAGTCCAGATACTAAGGAAGAATGGGAGCAGCATTATAGTGAGCTGTACTGGTATTATTGGGAACAGTTTCAGTACTGGACAAGTCAGGGATGGACTACTGAGAGCTCACATGGTGACAAGGTGGAAATTAATGGGATTACAGAGGAGACTGGTTTCTTGGAAGAAATGGGCTTAGTTAGCCCAGGACCTGAGGACAGTGAAGTGCTGATCTTGGAGCTGTCTCCCTCCAACACCAGAAGTGACGAAACACTCCCTTCAAGTGCTGAGCCCCACAGTGAAATAATCTCTGGGATCTGTaatttaaatctgaatttgGAGGAagtggagcagagcagtgctgctctaACAGTAGCCCACAAGGATCCTGAAGAACAGAGTTCATCTGACAGTGGAAGTCAGAAGGAGCCCTGTGAtggaggaagcagaaaaaggagAGCATCTTGTGAAAATGAAAGTGTTAACCAGTCAG GTGTGCAGGAGTCATGTAGCtcaaattcaaatgaaaaaaagcagttgCTGCTTCCTGACCaagatgaagatgaggatgaagaGCCTCCTGAATACAGATGTGTCAAAGTCAAGAGAAG cCATGAGCTGGATGTGGATGAGAACCCAGTGGAAGATCCTGAAGAAACTTGCTCTGTGTTGGGTTTCAAGTGTGGCACAGGACAAAA GTATGGTGGAATTCCAGATTTCACCCACCGAAGTGTGCAGTTCTtggagaaaaaagcaaaactcaagTCCAGATTCTTGGATATGCGTAAACCAAGGAAGAGCAAAAACACACACATCTTCTTTACAGAGAAATCTGAAATGACatgcaaaaaaagcaaaactttgaAGAAG GTGGAAATGTTCCTGAAGCAGGTTAGTAAACCTGAGGAGGAAGACACGTCCCAGACAGCCACCCCTCAGGGTAAAGCGGAGGCATCAtctgagagcagcagtgacTCAGAGGGTCAGGAGGGTGTTGCTGCCACACTGAGAGTGACGCTGGATGCTGAAATCCAGGAGGCACCGTCTTCCAGTGCAGCCTGCACAGCACCTGGAGGGAATAAGCTTGAGGGGGAGGCGCAGGACGCTGCGGCCAGTGGCTCCGATGAGGAGGGGGCAGGGAGGCCCGAGCCTGGTGGTGGGCGGCAGCTTGTCCCTCTGGATATTCCTGATTATCTCCAGCCAGAGACGGAGGACATCAGCCAAG CCGTAGatgaaaaaattactgtgaagaagaaggagacaaaaagaagaaggaggaataaAAATGCACTGAGAACTATACCTCCTGAGATTGCTGCTGATCCTGAGCTTGTCAAGTACTGGGCACAGCGCTACCGGCTCTTCTCTCGGTTTGATGAGGGAATTAAACTAGACAGAG AGGGCTGGTTTTCTGTTACTCCTGAGAAAATAGCTGAGCATATTGCTGTCCGTGTCAGTCAGTCGTTCAACTGCGACATCATAGTGGATGCCTTCTGTGGGGTTGGAGGAAATGCTATTCAGTTTGCATTGACCTCAAAAAGAG TGATCGCCATTGACATTGATCCCGAGAAGCTGCGGCTGGCGCGGCACAACGCGGAGGTGTACGGCGTGGCTGAGCGCATCGACTTCCTGTGCGGGGACTTCATGGCGCTGGCGGCCGGCCTGCGCGCCGACGTGGTGTTCCTCAGCCCGCCCTGGGGGGGGCCCGACTACGCCACTGCCGAAATCTTCGACATCCAAACCATGATCTGCCCAGATGG ATTTGAAATTTTCAGGCTCTCCAAGAAGATCACCAACAATATTGTGTATTTTCTGCCTCGGAATGCTGATATTAACCAG